The sequence below is a genomic window from Candidatus Eremiobacteraceae bacterium.
GTGCGTCGAGACTTTATATCGAACGGTTCCAGGCGGATTGACGTCGGGCAGCGCGCGCAACTCGTCGAGCGTGCCGAGCGCGATGAGATCACCTTCGAAGATGTATCCCACCCGCGAACAACGCTCCGCCTCGTCCATATAGTGCGTGGTGACGAACAGCGTGACGCCTTCGCCCGCGAGCGTGAACAGCAGATCCCACAATTCGCGCCGCGCCACGGGATCGATGCCCGCGGTCGGTTCGTCCATGAAGATCACGCGCGGCTCGTGCAGTAAGGCGCACGCAAGCGCCAGCCGCTGCTTCCATCCGCCTGACAGCGTGTTCGCGGTATACGCGGCAAACGGTGTCAAGCCGGTCACGTCCATGACGGCCGATTTGCGCGTGCCTCGGCGGTCGGCGCTGAGGTCATACGCCCGCGCGTAGAACTCGAGATTCTGGTTCACGGTGAGGTCGCCGTACAGCGAAAATGATTGAGAGACATAACCGATCGAACGGCGCACGCCGTCGCCGTCGCGCTCGACGTCGAAACCGGCGACCGACGCGTCGCCGGCGCTCGGCTGCACGAGACCGCAGAGCATTTTGATCGTCGTGGATTTGCCGCTGCCGTTCGGGCCTAAGAATCCGAACACTGAGCCGGCCGAGACTTCAAAGGATACTGCGTTGACCACCGTGTGGCCGCCGTATCGCTTTGTGAGTTTCTCCGCGCGGATCGGAGCCGTCAAGGCAACGCGACGCTGGCCGTCGTCCCCGCGCGCACGACGCCATCGGGATCGTCGATCCGGATTTTGACGCCGAACGTCAGCGAGGCGCGATCTTCAGGCGTCTCCACGTCTCGCGGTGTGAACTGCGCGTCGGAATCTATTTGCTCGACCGTTCCGGCAAACGTGCGTCCACTCACGGCGTCGGATCGAACATCGACTTTGGCGCGGAGCGAAAAACGCCCGATATCGGCCTGATCGACATAGATACGGACGTACGGGTTGCGTCGCTCCTCGACGGTCGCGACACCGACGTTCGGTGCGATGATGTCACCCGGACGAAGGTCGATCGCGCTGATCGCGCCGTCGGCCGGCGCCCGAACGACGCACTGCGCCAGGCGCGCGGATTGGGCGGCGACTTGCGCCTGCGCTGCCTGCAGCGCGAAACGCGCGGCCGACAAGGTTTGGGGTCGGGTACCCGCGCGCACGGTCGCGGCGTGCGCGAGCGACGCCTGATAGGATTGTGCGGCAGCATTCGTCTGCTCCGGAACGTCAGCGCTTTCGACGACCGACGCTTGCGCGCGCGCGTCTTGCAGACGTGCTCGCGCACCAGCCGCAGCGGCGCGCGCCGACCGATACGCTGCGACAGCCTCGTCGGCCGCCTGCGCGGAGATCGCGCCTTGCGCGTACAGCGCGGTCTGGCGTTGCGCCGTTTTCTCCGCGAGGGCGGATTGCGCTGCCGCCTGACGGTAGGCATCGGCCGCCGAGCGCGCCGACGCGCGGGCCGAAGCGATGCGCCCGCGGGTTCCAAGCAACGCCTGCTCGTACACTGCGAGCGATTGCGCGGCCTGCGCATTGGCTTGCGAGATTTCGCTTTCGAGCGGGCCGGCGGCGAGATCGTCATAGTTCGCCGCCGCTTGACGCTCTTGCGCCTGCGCGGCTGCGACCGCCGCTCGCTCGTCGGCATCGTCGAACGTGACAAGAACTTGGCCCGCGCGAACGCTGTCGCCGGCCGAGACACGAACCGAGGTGACGCGCCCGCCGACCGTGCTGCCGACAAGCGCCGAATCTCTGACAACCGTGCCGCTGAAGGGGAACCGATCGCTGCGACTGCATGCCGTCGCCGCGCATGCCGCGAGGATGACGATAAGAGAGATCGCGCGCGGTGCGGTCATGCGCCGTCGTTCGCGCCGCCGCCGTCCGATTCTTCGTCGCGGCGAGGTCAGGGCTTAGCGTTGCGAGGCTAGGGTTTCGCGCGTTCGGCGTTATATGTCTTGACGAACCCGGCGAAACTCGAAGCCGTGATCGCCTTGCCGAACAGATACCCTTGCGCCGAATCGCAGCCTTCGGCTTGCAGCCAGCGCGCCTGTTCGAGCGACTCCACACCTTCGGCGTGCACCTCACGCCCGGTGCACAGCGCGAACGCGATGATGGCGCGGACTATCGAGGCATCGTTGTTGTCGGTCGGAATCCCGCCCACAAAAGAGCGGTCGATCTTGATGATGTCGACCGGCAGACTCTTCAAGTACGCGAGCGACGAGTAGCCGGTCCCGAAATCATCGAGTGCGATCCGCACGCCCAACTTGCGTAGTTCGCCTAAGACGATCTGCACGGTGCCCGGATGCTGCATCGCCACCGCCTCGGTGATCTCGATGCCGATCTTCGCTGCGCTCACGCCCGCCTGGGCGATGGCCGCAGCCATCTGACGGACGAAGAGCGGCGATTGAAAGTGCTTGGCCGAGACGTTGAGCGTCACGCGCAGATCCAGGCCTTCGTCCTCCCAGATCCGGCATTGCCGGCATGCCTCTCGCATGACCCACGCGCCGATGGGGATCATGAGGCCCGACTCCTCCGCAGCAGCGATGAAGTCGTTCGGCATCACGAGACCGCGTTTCGGATGATTCCATCGGATCAAGCCTTCTGCGCCGATGATAGATCCGGTCGAAAGGTTGGCGAGAGGCTGATACTGGAGCACGAACTCTTGACGATCGAGCGCGCCGCGAAGCGCCTCGTGCAAGACGCGCCGCGCTTCCAGATTCGCGCTGATCTCGGCGCTGAAGAAGCAGATCGTCCCTGGGCCCGCTTTCTTCGCCCGCGCGAGCGCTTCGCGCGCGTTCGCCTCGAACGCCTCGCGGTCGTCGGCATCGCCGGGGTAGAGCGCGACCCCCACGCATGCCGTGATCGAAATCTGATGGCCTTCGACGTCGAACGGCCTGCCAAGCGCGTCGGCGATCGCCTTCGCCTGCCGCTCGTAGTCAGCCGTCGTGGAGCCTGTCGCAAGCACGCAGAACTGGTCCCCGTCCATGCGCGCGATCAAGTCGGCGCTCGGCGCGACCTCGCGCAATCGGCCCGCGACCTCGACAAGCACGGCGTCGCCGACGGCGCGGTTGATGTCGTTCACGCGCTTCAGGCCGTCGAGTCCGGCGAGGAAAAGTCCGAATCGATCGGTGCGATGGGCTGACGCCGCGAAGCGTTCCTTTAGGCGCGCGATGCAGAACGCGCGATTGGGCAATCCGGTGAGGTCGTCCTCAAAAGCGATCTTGGTCAGCGCCGTCGCGCGTTCACCCTGCGTGGCCAATCGGGCCACGCAATCGGCCAAGAGCTCGACGTAGAGCACGTCGTCGACCGAGAAGTCGTTGGCGCGGGCCGCGTTGGCGCCGAACGTCAAGATATATTCCTTGCCGCCGCTCGCGAACGTGGTGCCGATCGACGCGCCGCGTCCGTTCGCCTCGCCGCGAAGCTGTATCGTGCCCTGAGCCGCGGCGACCGTGCCGGAGAACGTCGCGCGTAGTGCCACGCGCGTTCCGGGTTCGCGTTCTTTATCTTCCGGCAGCGCCGCGTCGAGGACGAAAAACGTATCTTCTCTATGACCGAGTGCCGCAAAGTCTAAGCCGAGCTCGCGACGGCCTTCTTCCATCACTGCGATCATCTGCGCGCTCGGATCGAGATCCGAGCGGATGCTCAAGCGCCAGAGTGCGTCGAAGCGATCCTTGCGGATCGTCGTGCTTGCTTTGTCACGCAGGGACCAGAGATACATCGGCGGACCGCCGCCGTTGACCTCGACGACTGCCGCGTCAAGTCCGAACGCGTCGCCGTTCTTGCGAAGACCGACGCCCATGAAACCTGCAGCCGGTATGACCGCGACCGCCCGTCCACGATCCTCGACGACCGCGCCTATTTTCCGCCCGACAAGCGCCGCCGAATCGTAGCCGAACAGCGATGCGGCGGCCGGGCTGCATATGGTGATGTTGCCCTGCAGATCAGTGACGATATAGCTCTCTACGCCCGAATCATGAATGATTCGAGCACCTGCCGACTGGTCGGTCCTCTCGATGGTCTTTTTCACGCGCTCCGTCTTCGCACCCCGAGTTCATTATCGGCCGGACGGAGGCGGGCACCTAGGTCGCGGGCGGCTGGCAGACCTCCACGAGGGTGCCGCCCGTCGAGCTGGGGTGGATGAATGCGATAAGGTTGCCGTGTGCGCCGCGCCTAGGCCGCTCATCGATCAGCCGTATGCCCGCTTGGGCGAGGCGGACAAGTTCTGCTTCGATATCGGTGACGCGGTAGGCGACATGGTGCAGCCGCGTGCGACGATCGCCGCGAAAGCGTTCGAGCGCCGACTTTGGATCTATCGGCTTCAGCAATTCGATCGTCGCGTCTCCCGCGGACATCCCGACGATGTCCACGCCCTGATCGGCGACACGTTCGCGGTAGCGAACATCGAATCCGAGCAGCGCGTAAAGTTTTTCTGCCTCCTCGAGATCCGCGACGACGAGCGCGACGTGGTCCATCGAGCGGCCGTTCATCGCACGTCGGCCGCCGGGCGGTGCGCGGAGAATATCTCACGCAAAGCGTCGCAGACCTCGCCGAGCGTGCAGCCGTCGTCCACAGCCGCGATGAACGCCGGCATGAGCGGCGCGCCGGAAGCTGCCGCGACCTTGACCTCGGCGAGCCGGTCGGCGACGAGCTGTCCGTCTCGGCGCGCGCGGAACGCGGCGAGCGCGCCGGTTTGAGCGCGCTCGAAAGCGGGATCGATGCGCAGGACTTCAACCGCTCCGCCCGCCTCGGATACGTCGGGATCCACGAACGCGTTGACGCCGACGATCGCATCTTCGCCCGCCTCAACGCGCCGCTGCGCCCGATACGCGCTGTCTGCGATCTGCGCTTGGACCCAGCCGCTCTCGATCGCAGCAACCGCGCCGCCGCGTTGCTCGACTTCCGCCATGATCGACGACGCGGACGCAGCGATATCCGCCGTCATGCGCTCGACGTAGTAGGAACCGCCCAA
It includes:
- a CDS encoding ABC transporter ATP-binding protein codes for the protein MTAPIRAEKLTKRYGGHTVVNAVSFEVSAGSVFGFLGPNGSGKSTTIKMLCGLVQPSAGDASVAGFDVERDGDGVRRSIGYVSQSFSLYGDLTVNQNLEFYARAYDLSADRRGTRKSAVMDVTGLTPFAAYTANTLSGGWKQRLALACALLHEPRVIFMDEPTAGIDPVARRELWDLLFTLAGEGVTLFVTTHYMDEAERCSRVGYIFEGDLIALGTLDELRALPDVNPPGTVRYKVSTHDVMQAFARARSLGYVRDVTIFGRDLHIVADASASETRVHDDLAVSGGAVGHVERIEPSLEDVFVALTRAKGST
- a CDS encoding HlyD family efflux transporter periplasmic adaptor subunit, producing the protein MTAPRAISLIVILAACAATACSRSDRFPFSGTVVRDSALVGSTVGGRVTSVRVSAGDSVRAGQVLVTFDDADERAAVAAAQAQERQAAANYDDLAAGPLESEISQANAQAAQSLAVYEQALLGTRGRIASARASARSAADAYRQAAAQSALAEKTAQRQTALYAQGAISAQAADEAVAAYRSARAAAAGARARLQDARAQASVVESADVPEQTNAAAQSYQASLAHAATVRAGTRPQTLSAARFALQAAQAQVAAQSARLAQCVVRAPADGAISAIDLRPGDIIAPNVGVATVEERRNPYVRIYVDQADIGRFSLRAKVDVRSDAVSGRTFAGTVEQIDSDAQFTPRDVETPEDRASLTFGVKIRIDDPDGVVRAGTTASVALP
- a CDS encoding sensor domain-containing phosphodiesterase, translated to MKKTIERTDQSAGARIIHDSGVESYIVTDLQGNITICSPAAASLFGYDSAALVGRKIGAVVEDRGRAVAVIPAAGFMGVGLRKNGDAFGLDAAVVEVNGGGPPMYLWSLRDKASTTIRKDRFDALWRLSIRSDLDPSAQMIAVMEEGRRELGLDFAALGHREDTFFVLDAALPEDKEREPGTRVALRATFSGTVAAAQGTIQLRGEANGRGASIGTTFASGGKEYILTFGANAARANDFSVDDVLYVELLADCVARLATQGERATALTKIAFEDDLTGLPNRAFCIARLKERFAASAHRTDRFGLFLAGLDGLKRVNDINRAVGDAVLVEVAGRLREVAPSADLIARMDGDQFCVLATGSTTADYERQAKAIADALGRPFDVEGHQISITACVGVALYPGDADDREAFEANAREALARAKKAGPGTICFFSAEISANLEARRVLHEALRGALDRQEFVLQYQPLANLSTGSIIGAEGLIRWNHPKRGLVMPNDFIAAAEESGLMIPIGAWVMREACRQCRIWEDEGLDLRVTLNVSAKHFQSPLFVRQMAAAIAQAGVSAAKIGIEITEAVAMQHPGTVQIVLGELRKLGVRIALDDFGTGYSSLAYLKSLPVDIIKIDRSFVGGIPTDNNDASIVRAIIAFALCTGREVHAEGVESLEQARWLQAEGCDSAQGYLFGKAITASSFAGFVKTYNAERAKP
- the mce gene encoding methylmalonyl-CoA epimerase; translated protein: MDHVALVVADLEEAEKLYALLGFDVRYRERVADQGVDIVGMSAGDATIELLKPIDPKSALERFRGDRRTRLHHVAYRVTDIEAELVRLAQAGIRLIDERPRRGAHGNLIAFIHPSSTGGTLVEVCQPPAT